From Mycobacterium cookii:
GCGAAGGCGCGCAGTTGAGCACTCGTAACGGCGTGCCGCGGGCGCTGGCTCCGCCGCATCGCCGCAAGCGTGAGTACCGAAGCTATTCAGGTACCGGCGGTCGGTCCCACTGGCGTGCGGACGTGCGCGCCGCCGTGCGCACACACCTCATCGAATTCGTGGCGAATCAGTGCCGTACCGACCTCGGTGGCACCAACGTCGACGTCGCGTTCGAGGTACTCGCGGGCTTCGTCGACGGCGGCAAGTACGTGCGCTCGACGTTCATGTACCTGGGCTGGTTGTGCGGTGCGCAGGACGACGAGTCGGCGCTGCGCGCGTCGGCCAGCCTCGAGCTTTTTCACGCGTTCGCGCTCATGCAAGACGATGTCATGGACGAATCGGCGTTACGCCGGGGGCGGCCGTCCGCACACGTGTCGTTCGGTCGTTGGCACCGCGAGCGCGGGCTGACGGGTTCGTCGGACCGGTTCGGGGAGTCGGCAGCGGTACTGCTTGGCGACCTGTGCCTGGTGTGGGGAGAGAAAATGATGCGCGAGAGTGGAATCGACGCTGGAGCGCTCGCCCGGGCCTGGCGCCGCTACGACGATATGCGCATCGAGTTGGCGATCGGTCAATTCGCCGATCTGGTCAACGATTCTCATTCCTTCCCGACGCTCGACGAAGTTCTCGACGTGCTGAGGCGAAAATCGGGCAACTACACGGTTCGGCGGCCCTTGGAGATCGGAGGGGCGATGGCCGGCTGCGCACCGGAGGTTCTCGCCGCCCTCGCCGGCTACGGCTCCGCCATCGGCGAGGCTTTTCAACTGCGGGACGACCTCCTCGGAGTGTTCGGGTCACAGACAGTGACCGGCAAATCGGTCGACACCGATCTCACAGCGCAGAAGGCCACCAGCGTGGTCGTCGCCGCTCATCAACTGGCCGACGCCGGACTGCGGCGGCAGCTGGCCGAACTGATGAGCAGTCCGGCGCTGGGCCCTGCTGACGCCGAACGCTGGCGAGCCCTGATCACCGTCAGCGGTGCCGTGCAATGGATCGAACAACTCATCGACGAGCGTCTGACCCGGGCGCTGGACTGCCTCGACACTGCCCGCATTCCCGAAATAACCCGCGCCGCACTGAAAGACATGGCCGTCGTCTGCGCTGAAAGGACCGCCTGATGCGCACCGTTGATGGAAGAACCGACCAAGTCGTCGTCGTCGGCGCCGGCCTTTCCGGATTGTCCACGGCGCTGCATTTGGCCGGCCGCGGTCGCACCGTCACCGTGGTCGAACGCGGTGAGCATCCCGGCGGCCGAGTCGGTCGTGCCGACATTTCCGGCTATCGCCTCGACACCGGACCGACGGTGCTGACCATGCCCGACATCATCGACGAGGCTTTCGCGGCGGTCGGCGAAACGCTCACTGACCGCATCGAACTACAGCCGGTGCACCCGGCCTATCGGGCGATGTTCGCTGACGGCAGCACGTTGCAGGTCCACACCGACACGACGGCGATGTTCAACGCAGTCGAACGGTTCGCCGGACGTCGGGACGCCGATGCCTATCTGCAGCTACGCGAATGGCTGACCAAGCTGTACCGCAACGAATTCGACGGGTTCATCGGTGCCAACTTCGACTCACCGCTCTCGCTGATGACACCGCAGCTGGTCCGCCTCATCGCGCTGGGCGGCTTTCGGCGCTGGGAGACGATGGTGCGCCGGTTCGTCAACGACGAGCGGCTGCTGCGGGTGTTCACCTTCCAAGCGCTTTATGCGGGGGTTCCTCCGCAGAGCGCGTTGGCGGTTTACGCGGTGATCGCATACATGGACACCATCGCCGGAGTTTATTTTCCGCGCGGCGGGATGCGGGCGCTGCCCGACGCGATGGCCGCCGCCGCGGCGGACGCAGGAGTCAAATTCGTCTATGGCTCATCGGTTTCCGGGCTGGAGTGGAGCGGCTCCAGGGTTACCGCGGTGCATACGTCGGGCGGACAGCGGGTTCTTGCCGACGCGGTGGTGCTCACCACCGAGCTCCCCGACACGTATCGGCTGCTGGGCCGTACGCCGCGGCGGCTGCTGCGGTTGCGTCCGGCGCCGTCGGCCGTCGTCGCGCACGTCGGGTGCAGCGCGCTCGACAACGAAATCGGGCACCACACAATCTTGTTCGGCGACGCCTGGCAGCAGACCTTCCGCGACATCATCGACGACGGACGCGTGATGGGCGATCCGTCGCTGCTGGTGACCCGACCGACTGCCAGTGACCCGACTTTGGCGCCGCCCGGTCGCGATCTTCTCTACATTCTGGCTCCCGCGCCGAATACCCAAGTGGGCAAGGTGAATTGGGACGACATCTCGTCGACGTACGTCGAGCAGATGCTGGGTGCGGTCAGGAAGCGGCTCCCTGCGCTCGGCGACGACGCCGAGCTGCTGCACGTGGTGACTCCCGCCGATTGGGCCCGTCAGGGAATGGCGGCGGGCACACCGTTTGCGTTGGCGCACACCTTCAGCCAGACCGGTCCGTTTCGGCCCGCCAACACTGTGCGCGGGGTCGATAACGTAGTGCTGGCCGGCTCGTCGACGGTGCCCGGTGTGGGCGTGCCCACCGCGATCCTGTCTGGGCGGCTGGCTGCGGATCGGATCACCGGAGTGTCGGCACGACACCTGAATCGCAAGGTTTACCAGCGGTGATCGGCTCGGAACTCGACGCTGCCGGCGTGGGTGACCCGTCGCTGCGGGAGGCCTACCGGCGGTGTCGCGCGATCAACGCCCGTCACGGCAAAACCTTTTTTCTGGCTACCCGGTTGTTGGCGCCCAGGCAGCGGCCCGCCGTGCACGCGCTGTACGGGTTCGCCCGGCGCGCCGACGACATTCTCGACGACTTCGATGCTGCTCGCGACGTGGACCTGCGGGCACAGCAGCTTCAGGAGCTGTCCATGCTTTTGTTCAACAGCCTGGTGAAGAACCAGCCGTGCGGCGACGACCCGACGTTGACGGCGGTGGTCCACGTCTCGCGCAAGTACGACATTGGATGGGACCTCTTCGACGATTTCCTGGCTTCGATGCGGATGGACCTGACCGTCACCGACTACCCGGACCGTGCCGCGCTGGAGCGCTACATGTACGGCTCGGCGGAAGTGATCGGGCTGCAGGTGCTGCCGATTCTGGGAACCGTCGGCCCGAGGGAGGACGCCGCGCCGCGCGCCGCCGCGCTCGGAAAAGCGTTTCAGCTCACCAACTTC
This genomic window contains:
- a CDS encoding polyprenyl synthetase family protein gives rise to the protein MRAAVRTHLIEFVANQCRTDLGGTNVDVAFEVLAGFVDGGKYVRSTFMYLGWLCGAQDDESALRASASLELFHAFALMQDDVMDESALRRGRPSAHVSFGRWHRERGLTGSSDRFGESAAVLLGDLCLVWGEKMMRESGIDAGALARAWRRYDDMRIELAIGQFADLVNDSHSFPTLDEVLDVLRRKSGNYTVRRPLEIGGAMAGCAPEVLAALAGYGSAIGEAFQLRDDLLGVFGSQTVTGKSVDTDLTAQKATSVVVAAHQLADAGLRRQLAELMSSPALGPADAERWRALITVSGAVQWIEQLIDERLTRALDCLDTARIPEITRAALKDMAVVCAERTA
- the crtI gene encoding phytoene desaturase family protein, with translation MRTVDGRTDQVVVVGAGLSGLSTALHLAGRGRTVTVVERGEHPGGRVGRADISGYRLDTGPTVLTMPDIIDEAFAAVGETLTDRIELQPVHPAYRAMFADGSTLQVHTDTTAMFNAVERFAGRRDADAYLQLREWLTKLYRNEFDGFIGANFDSPLSLMTPQLVRLIALGGFRRWETMVRRFVNDERLLRVFTFQALYAGVPPQSALAVYAVIAYMDTIAGVYFPRGGMRALPDAMAAAAADAGVKFVYGSSVSGLEWSGSRVTAVHTSGGQRVLADAVVLTTELPDTYRLLGRTPRRLLRLRPAPSAVVAHVGCSALDNEIGHHTILFGDAWQQTFRDIIDDGRVMGDPSLLVTRPTASDPTLAPPGRDLLYILAPAPNTQVGKVNWDDISSTYVEQMLGAVRKRLPALGDDAELLHVVTPADWARQGMAAGTPFALAHTFSQTGPFRPANTVRGVDNVVLAGSSTVPGVGVPTAILSGRLAADRITGVSARHLNRKVYQR
- a CDS encoding phytoene/squalene synthase family protein — translated: MIGSELDAAGVGDPSLREAYRRCRAINARHGKTFFLATRLLAPRQRPAVHALYGFARRADDILDDFDAARDVDLRAQQLQELSMLLFNSLVKNQPCGDDPTLTAVVHVSRKYDIGWDLFDDFLASMRMDLTVTDYPDRAALERYMYGSAEVIGLQVLPILGTVGPREDAAPRAAALGKAFQLTNFIRDVDEDLRRGRVYLPADELAAHGVDRDVLAWCHTNRRTDPRVRRAMVEQHAIVRGVYEQARTGIEMLAPVSRPCVAAALTLYSEILERIEELDFEIFSQRATVGKPRRLAVATAGITRAWGARLRHGSR